Within the Rosa rugosa chromosome 2, drRosRugo1.1, whole genome shotgun sequence genome, the region CTTTAAACTcttcaatatgcatattatgttttactattacacaaaataaaagattataagttattatttgtgtaattttgggaaaaaaaaatttaggggggtgtattcaatctaGATTTTAAATGATTCTATCTGACTTCTTATAATCTGTGGATTCTCGTGAATTCTACAGAATCCACGGATTATTTTAACTCCATATGGATTTATACAGATTTCCCTTTCATAAAGCAAAGGACTTTACTTTCAGTTCAATCGATAAATTAAGCAGTCAATTTCTTCACCCACTTACCATGTGAGCAACTATTGTAGGTTCCACAAGTAACTATATGAAATTTTACTACAACAACATACATACATTGATATATTACTTTGATACAAGAAGTCAAATCCTTGTACTAATATTGGCAACACACAAAAGTAAAGTTCcatatgaagaaaaagaaaaacacagcCGAAGCATACATCAGTTGGAACGCAATGATCATATAGCATTAGCTGATGCTTAAAGGGAGCTTAGAAACAAGAAAGCAAATGATACTCGACGATAATAGGTTAATTTGAATGATACTGATAACCATGGTAATTGTCACAATGCCAGTTTACAGGTTCtattcaatttcattgtctAGTATTCAATGAAATCTAACAGCTAAGACAACTTCATCAGCACCATATATTACTAGTTCAATAATACATCCCGCTTCCTCATTAATCAAAAGGTCTGTTTACCATAAATGCTTCTCGAACTTGCAATCTCTGGGAATCCTCAGCTGCCATAAACTCTTAGTGGACTACTGAAACTACGACTGTTAGTCAGCGTCACCTAAAGAGTTTTTAAATGGTTTTGAATGCTGATGCAGAACTCCACCTTGATGGTGAAAAATAACTCGAACCTTGATGATCGTACATTAACATAAACACTTTAGCATCATATCCATCAGAGAGCAGGCAGAGAATCCAGTCCTGGATATCTTTGCTTATttcaaaagggaaaaaaataataaaaatacaaaCCAAGTAGAATATGATGATCAAAAGTCAGAAAATGCTGTAAATCTTCAAGGTAGAATTGTCGATCATATTTATTGTATCTGGGAAACTTCCCAGAACTCAATATAATCATACCACGTCAAGCTTCCTAGATGTAAAATGATTAGATTAAGAAATAAGAGTGCATGATTGAATTCAGAGTAAATGCACAAAGGTGACAAAAGTGGACAAATTTAGCTTTTCAAGGATAGTGACCAGGTTTGTAGTTCATAGATATATGTAGTATGATGTATGACCATAGCTAGTGAAGAGGAAAGGCTTGAATATTCTTGCATATGTACTAACTAGTTCCATAACCTTAGTTTTATTTATTAACCCCGTAACCCCTTTTTGGCCATCTTGAATTTAAACACACAAAGGCAAAGCTGCTTAAATTTACTTCACAAGGAACGTGGGTATTCTGACCAATCTAAACGTTCTCCTACAAGCACCAGTAGGATTCAATAAAGAGCTAGCTAGGGACCAGAATATATCAATTTCACACAAGTATGCAAAGGttgaaatatatacatataaaagaACCAtgtagccaaaaaaaaaaaacccagataGCATtataatcgaagaaatgaaatcAAAAGGTGAAATAATTGGAGCAACTGGAATTGAATTGAAAAGTGTGAGAATCATGCTTTTAATCAAGGTAGCATTATAATCAAATATAACCTCTTGTGCTCAAGTCTATTCATCTTTTTGATATGAATCTACAATCAACGATCAATGATCAACATACAAATGCAACGATTCAACTTAGAAGTGATAGAAAACTTACTATTTCAAAAGTGCTCCAATTCCTCTCACACCCTGATGCACTATAAGTAAGAGAAAGAACCGTAGCAAAATTCATCAAGTCCGGTGTGTGTCCCATATTTTTCCTACCAAAACACTAAGAACATAAAATGAATGTAGATTAATACATTAAAGGGTTTttatccatttaccccatttctagagatttttttcccacttaccccattaagtttttttaattccctcttacccaaaacactctaaggaggtcttccctaataccccattaagatttattttttattttttattttttttaataccatttaccctcacctttgttacttagagagagagagagaaaatggaagagagagaaaccataggggacttcgccggagcccggtcaccggccgccggattccggccaactttcgccggattccagtcaccggtcgccggctaccggatttttctgaaaacctctattgcccccaatagacatctattgcaatagacgtatattgcatcccaatagaactttcggtctattgccccccaatagacgtttcgattaccgaaatgagaattaatttttctaaaattacacaaataaaactttgattaaagaaaaaacgaggagattacatcaatttaaaaacgtctattgcccccaatagacctctactGTCTCCTAAAAAAATCTTTTTCAGATTCTACTCCTGTCCAAAGGGAACCATAAAATTGCTAATAATGCGTCACAAACTAAATGCAACAGATACAAAGCAGTCACATCAATCAATTTAACTACTCAAATCCTTTCATTTCTAACACAAATCTTCCctacaacagaaacaaaatggGCCCAACCATCAGCAGCCTTGACTTCACACCAAATAGCTCTGTCCTTCTTCGTCCTTCACACCAAATACACAACAAGAAGGGCCTGAGCTTGTCTCCAGAGCATGAAGGCCGCACACTCACCCATCtcctttttcattttcctttcatTTTGGGCTTCTGCCCAATTTtaccgcaaaaaaaaaaaaaaaaaaaaaagaggagagagagtcagatcggaggggagagaggagagagagcttgATGGCATAAAAATCTGGAGCCAGagaaccttgatctagcgcCAGAGAGCCTTCATCGACACCGGAGAACCTTGATCGAGCTCCGGAGAGCCTTCGTCGAGCACCGGAGGGCCTGGAACGCCGGAAGGCCTACGTCGTACCCCGGAGAGGCTGGGTCCAGAGCGCCTGGGTCAACCGGCGAACGCCAGAAGGGCTGGGTGGAGCACCGAATGGCCTGGAACATTGCTGGAGCTGGAGGTCAGttgaggggagagagagagagaggagagagagagatcggggaTGAGAAAGAGATTACCAAGTGGCAGtatataatttattaattaagcaGAGGACAGAAtagtcatttctctttaaattgggttagtgggaataaaaatctgttgctggggtaagtgggataactttggctcattttggggcttttggtcaagaaccctaCATTAAAATCATATTCATATTTGGTTAAATTGCATTTAAAAGTACTAAAAGTTAAGCAAAATAGTAACTAACCAGGTGATCTTTTATTCTAGTAGACAAGGCCATCTCACTTCCGACTTTACCAAGCTTTCGTTCATATAAGTCCAATTTTATCTCCGCTTTGACACGATCCTCACCAACTAGCATCCTATCTATGCACTCTTCCAAACTCTTCTTCACATACTCGGTATTTTAAAAATTTTCTTCATATCGGAAGAGGGTTCAAGTAATAACCCACCTCATGCAATGGCTGATGAAGTTGTGAACTCCATCTATTATCTATTCTCCTTCAAATCAGTGCATACTTTGCTTCCACATTTCTAAGATTATTTGCAATCTTATCTTTTATGGCATCCATCAACTCATAGATAAATTCCATGGCAGGTCTCACTTCCGAATCAACCTCTTTTAAAATACAAACAAGTGGCAAAACACTCTATGCAATAAGCAACATGCCAAAAATTTCCATCATGGAGTATCCACTTCCTCACCTCATAAGCATCACGGTGTTTTGTACATCCACATTCATTCCAGTTTTTAGATAAAAACATACTAATAAGAGCTTCATTTTGCTTATATAAACTTGGAACtttgaagaaagagaaaagatgtCGCAAACCTTGTAACCAAGAATTTTAAGAGCTTAAAAATGTAAGCTGAAACCagagcctctctctctaaaacctaGAGAGAGAAACCCGATATGAAATTCAAGTCCCCTCTTCCTCCATTCTCTCACCCAGATCTTGATGCATCCGGATCTAGAGCGAGGGCTGAAGAGCTAGGGAGGTCTCCTGCTCGGGCTTTGACTCTGTTTACTTTCATCTCTACTGTTCTTCTCCTTCCTCTAGCATTACCAGCTTTTTTTCACCTTTGTGGTGATTTTGTACCCTCCGTGATGTTTATCCTGGCAATGTCCAGCACGGGAGGACTTTGTTCCTtgatttctcttttcttttcttctcactGTCAATCAATCCTACGCGTTTCCAGGtcaaaaatcaatcaatcccacaACAAATCTCCTCTCTTTCTACCCTCAACCTCTAAGGGAGTTCTTATGGCTGCAATTACAAAGTGCAAGTCACTTACCTGGGCGAGCatgggtgctcacgcatgggtTTTTCACCCCCATTCTCCATTGTTACTATTCTTGTTCTGGTTCTATGCTCTGGATCTCGAATCCTGTTCGGCAACCATGTTTTCTTCTTAGTCTCGATGGTGGAGAAATTGAGTTTGTTGTGAGGGATCTCATCCCTTTGGTTGTTGGTTCTCTTTTGATTTGTATTTTGGGATTTGAATGGCAGCGGTTTTTCAGCACGAAACTTCTGGTTGTTCTGTTTCTGGCAATACCTCGGCGGCGGTGCGCGGCTAGTAGCGCGAGTTGGACGGCAATTGCTAGGGTCTCAGTAATGGGTTGGGTCTCTTATCGGGCCTATGCTTTAGGTTTTATTATTTTAAGGATTAATTTCCTGGTACTGGCTCTCTTGAGCTCAAGAGAAAATTAATTTTCCTTTCTAGTTCTTGTCTGCTTGGGCTTTTCCAACAGATTGGTTAAGTATTTCTATTATCAGCCCATTGGGCTAGCTTTCAGGCAACTTAATTGATCCCCTcttccaaacaaaaaaaaaaaaaaaaaaaaaaagaattttaagAGCTTCCTTTTGAAAACCTACCATCGAAACAATCGCAATCATTCAAGCTCATACGACGAAGAACATAATACAATATCGAGCTTGGGCACAAATCTTCTGCTCTCTCCAATGACCTAATGCTTGTCCATATTCCATAATTAATGTGGTAGAGTAATATTGCTTGTGGTAAATTGTTAGAGCAGACACCAGACTTCATAtggaaaattagaaattagtCACAACAATCCCATAACTTTATTTTACATAAGATCATGGCAAAGCCCATAACTTTATTTTACATAAGATCGTGGCATATTGGTTGAAGCAACAACTGATCTCAAATAATACCAGTAGGCTTCCACGCAGGACTTCATGGATCAATTGGAGAGCTTTCGTGTGAAACAAAAATTATGGTTTTTCAAAcataaaatattaataattgCAAAAACTTACTCTTCCAAGAAGAAAGATAGCTAGGTGGTAAACTTGCTAGGTAATGAGCAACCAGACCTTACTCAAAAATAAGGCTGCATGATTAGGCATACCATCAGCATAGAACTTATCCACGCAAGAGTGCCTTCAAAACAGCCTCACAGTGATCACTCTCAAAAATAAGCAAATGCCCATAATCAGGAACTTCGTGATAATGAATCCAGGGAAGCTTCTCTGCAATGTAACGGTTTACTTTATATGGAATGATCCTGTCTGCATAGCCTTGCCAAATGTGAACTGAACCCTCATTGTTAGGAAATGGATTCGTTAAGTCTATGGGGTCGAATTCCCATTTTCCATAGCCAGCCAGTAGGTCTCGGTAGAGAGATTCGTGTTCTCCTTGCTGCTGTATCTTTTCCTGCAATTTATAAGCATTAATATCAAAACATGCTTATAGTTACAAGATGAAAAGCAAGAGCTTAGATCAGATACTCTGGCAGCAAGGAGAGATTCGTGTTCTCCTTGCTGCCGTATCTTTTCCTGCAATTTATAAGCATTATCAAAACATGCTTATAGTTACAAGATGAAGAGCAAGAGCTTAGATCAGATACTCTGACGATAGTTATGAGTTCATAAAAAAATATGTAAACCTCGAAAACGTTGGGCTCTTAAAGGAAAAGAGATGGATGGCTTTTCAGTTATGTGAGCATAATATGAGAAAATTTGATTACCTGACCAACACTTGGGGATTCTGAAAGTTTCTTCAATGTTTCTAAATCTTTGGGGCAGAAGATCTCCATATTTCCAGCCATGATACTTAATGCAGTGAACCATTTCTGGGTCATCCACCAATGAAGTAACCATGGGGTGTAATGTGCAACTTGGAATGTCCGTTGGTCCGATACCTGCAGCCTCTGAAAGGACTCTCTCAATAGATTAGCAGGAATACGAGGCCACCAGTAGTTCACAAAAGGAACTACCAGGGAAGCTCCTAACAATCTGCAAGTGATGTATCGACAATAAGTAAGAAGCATGCTTTACAACAAACTTCATAAAAAGCTCAGCAGAAAcattattcaaaacaaaaaaataaaacaatagcGCCATGGCTCTTCAAGTAAGTAGCATGCCTGTGCGGTATGTATTTCAAGCAACTCCAAACAGGGTAAGCCCCCATTGAGATTCCAATTACATAGAATTTGGACCCAATCTGCAACGTGTCAGCTAGTTCTTGAATATCATATGCTTCACTCTTAACTGAGCGTGAGGGATACGGATCACTTTCGCCATAACCAGCTCTGtcaaagaagagaaaatataCCCTTAACTCGTCAACGAGTTCCTGACCATAAATAGAACACAAGTCAACTTTTTTTCACAGTGAATTAAACAGAACATAATGGGAGGGTTTCCACTTTTATCAAAGATGGGGTGAAACAGTAATGATGCTATGTACTAGAATGTAGCATGTAAAAATTGAGATGCGATGCAACTTCCAAATTGAGGTGATAGAAGACCAGAGAAGTTCGACGTTAGCATTCATGTATGTTCAGGTAAACATTATTAATAATGTACATTACATGGAAATCTTGACATACTTTCTGGATGTATTGATTTTAATATGCTTAACTAGGTGTGAGACGAAGGGAATGCAAATACAAACATTGACATAGAATTGGAGGAGAACAAATACCGAGGCAAATTGTAATGTCTACTTTATAGCTAAATTACAGCAACCAACTACATAAAGATCACttgcttttcaaaaaattcCTCAGGAACATATTAGACATCCTATAACAGCTATCCAGCATACCAGCTCAGTGTTGCAGAATTTCTGGCCCAATTCTTGAAAAATTATAACAAGGCATGCATCAATATAAAAACAGAGTAAGTTCATACTTGAGAAACAGGTAAAGCCAGATCTTTGGAACTGCTAAAGCCATGAATGATGATGATCTTGTGTTTTGCCTCTTCTTTAGGCACTCCAAACTCCCTGTAGGCCAAATATCTACCATCACTGAGTTTCACTCTAGGTGAAGTGACAGGAGGACCACCAGGTGAACCGCATATTTTAGGAGGGGGAGGCTTTAGTGCCTGATATGCCCACCCAAGAAAACCCACTGTCAAAGCTAGTACTACTGGGGCAATCAttgctggaaaaagaaaaataataattaatacCACAGGATCTACCATTAGTGACACAACCATAGAAACTATAAGGTATCAATAGATTTTCTCTAACCATAGGTCCATAGGAGATTTTATTTTCTAGGAAACCAGAACTTTCAGTTAACCAAAACCATTGATTACAGCAGAGTTAATGAAAATGAACATTCATACGTTGATTTATGTTGAGTCTAGCCAATATGAATGAAAAAGGGTGACTGAGGAACATCATGTTGTGGATAGTTTACATGGAGGAGAAAATACACAACAACATCATCAAAAATCCCAGGTCGGAATAATTATTTCTGGGGTTGCAAGTCAGATTGGAATTCCATGTTTGATCAAAACAACAATGTGTAAACATACCAATATGTTCCAAAATAAAGCCTTTTGTATGTATATAGACATATCTTTATGTTTTCGTGTTCATATTCATTGTGACTATAAACTCAAGAGTTTGGGAGACTTGTCAGTTACATGATATTCTGGAGATTTCAAAAACCTCcgcaaagtaaaaaaaaaaattgcatttccaAAAACTCAAAAGCTTCGGAGAAGTTCAATAAGCATTTAAAACCTATTGATCCAACCAACTGAAAACCAAGTCTAGTTCTTTGACATTTTGATTCCAAATAAAAATCTAATAGTTTGTCTGCAAATGTCTAGATGGACACTTTAAATGATCGATCAAGAAAAGATTCCCTTCGGATTAAGAGACGCCATAATTCAGATAGCTTGCAGGAGAAACAAgtaaccatatatatatatatatatatatatatatatatatatatatatatatatatatatattacaaatCTGTCTCAAATACTTGCTACTTTCTCCATGTGGGATTCCCCATTAACATGTTAAATTCTCTCAAAACATACATTTATGCAACTTTGGTAGTGTTACATACAATACATTCAAAACCTCTGCAAAAGATGCCTTTCAATTCTCCTAGAAAATTGAACGTATTCATTGAACGTATTCCTACCACAATTGCTTAACTTACTAGCTAATTGCATTGTCATGTTGCAATTGCTTAACTTGTTATGTACTTTTATAAGACCTATTGCAGATACCAGGCTCTAAGTAGGAAAAAGTTGCTTAAATAGTGCATCAGATAAAATTCAAATCCACAAAGTGGAACATTTTAAGCACATCAGGGAAGTTCTTCAAATACGAGTGCTCTGGTCTCTTTGCATCAATATCAATTCCAAGTGAACAAGAATTTCAGCAAAACTATGGCCCTCAACACAACTACCAAGAATAAAACGAGGAaacaagagagagaaagaaacctACCTGAAAGTTGAAAAGGGTCTGGCTCTCTCTTGTTCCTCTGGTGACTGTGATCCCCGGCTGAGGCAGCTCAAACCACCTAGCAAGTGATTTTGAGCACACTtggaaagaaaaagataaacaaAATCGCAAAAAGACAGAAGAAATCAAAAGCCCACCTGCTGAAAAATTGGGACGAAGTGAGAGTAGCTGACTAATGTTCCTTCTGTTGCAGAGACTTCGCTCACTTGATCATCTCACCTAACAATTCCCCACTTAACAGTCAGTAGTCCGAACAAGTGAAGAAAATCCACAAGAAGACGTGAGCCACAAACTCACATGCAATAATAGTGCcaagatttttttctttttcttttttgtttgtt harbors:
- the LOC133733313 gene encoding uncharacterized protein LOC133733313, which encodes MIAPVVLALTVGFLGWAYQALKPPPPKICGSPGGPPVTSPRVKLSDGRYLAYREFGVPKEEAKHKIIIIHGFSSSKDLALPVSQELVDELRVYFLFFDRAGYGESDPYPSRSVKSEAYDIQELADTLQIGSKFYVIGISMGAYPVWSCLKYIPHRLLGASLVVPFVNYWWPRIPANLLRESFQRLQVSDQRTFQVAHYTPWLLHWWMTQKWFTALSIMAGNMEIFCPKDLETLKKLSESPSVGQEKIQQQGEHESLYRDLLAGYGKWEFDPIDLTNPFPNNEGSVHIWQGYADRIIPYKVNRYIAEKLPWIHYHEVPDYGHLLIFESDHCEAVLKALLRG